Part of the Candidatus Methylomirabilota bacterium genome is shown below.
CGAGCGACCCGCGCGGCGTGGCCCCGGATCTGGCCCGGGAGCTGGGTCGGCGTCTGGGCGTGCCCGTCGAGTTCATCCGGTTCGACACCGCGGGCGGCCTGGCCGACGGGGCGCGGACCGGCGCCTGGGACGTCGCCTTCCTCGGGGCCGAGCCCCAGCGCGCGAATGAGATCGCGTTCACCGCGGCGTATCTGGAGATTCCCGCGACGTACCTCGTGCCCGCCGGCTCGCCGATCCGCTCGGTCGCCGACGTGGACCGGCCGGGCGTGCGCATCGCCGTCTCCGAGAAGAGCGCCTACGAGCTCTATCTCAGCCGCACCCTGAAACAGGCGCAGCTGCTGCGGACCAAGGGCATCGACGGCTCGTTCGAGCTGTTCGTGGCCGACAAGCTCGAGGCCCTGGCCGGCCTCAAGCCCAGGCTGCTGACGGACGTTCAGAAGCTGCCGGGGGCCCGCCTGCTCGAGGGGCAGTTCACCGCGGTCCAGCAAGCGATCGGCACACCGAAAGGCCGCGAGGCGGGCGCGAAGTACCTGCGCGAGTTCGTCGAGGACGTCAAGGCCTCGGGGCTGGTGGCCGAGGCCATCACCCGGAACGCCGTCCAGGG
Proteins encoded:
- a CDS encoding ABC transporter substrate-binding protein; this encodes MATQISATVRSELAPTGTLRVGLNHGNFLLVTPGSSASDPRGVAPDLARELGRRLGVPVEFIRFDTAGGLADGARTGAWDVAFLGAEPQRANEIAFTAAYLEIPATYLVPAGSPIRSVADVDRPGVRIAVSEKSAYELYLSRTLKQAQLLRTKGIDGSFELFVADKLEALAGLKPRLLTDVQKLPGARLLEGQFTAVQQAIGTPKGREAGAKYLREFVEDVKASGLVAEAITRNAVQGVSVAPPAR